The following proteins are co-located in the Malassezia restricta chromosome II, complete sequence genome:
- a CDS encoding non-structural maintenance of chromosomes element 1 gives MDRATLRQALVQCLLQRRMTKRADAYAAYQRLATHMGVDEAFDADLDAIHASLAPLGWDVRACHDQERAEPYLLVVNAKSDELAQVATPYSAAELQYIKALVHAIFHAPQYALPSIQALQLATHTQPVPLTKQTATQLLANLERRQWLHHLPSGAYTLTLRALHELDTYIRHEMDEACVLECMACYAIVTRGVRCASCRGAVHTSCQSAYEAGHATCTLCGVAWQPVPVGESL, from the coding sequence ATGGATcgtgcgacgctgcgccaggcgctcgtgcagtgCCTGCTtcagcggcgcatgacGAAGCGAGCGGATGCGTACGCGGCGTACCAGCGGCTCGCGACGCATATgggcgtggacgaggcctTTGATGCGGATCTCGATGCGATTCACGCGAGTCTCGCCCCGCTCGGCTGGGACGTGCGGGCGTGTCACGACCAGGAGCGCGCTGAGCCGTACCTCCTTGTTGTGAATGCCAAGTCggacgagctcgcgcagGTCGCTACGCCGTACTcggccgccgagctgcaGTACATCAAAGCTctcgtgcatgccatcTTTCATGCGCCACAGTACGCACTGCCTTCGAtccaggcgctgcagctcgcgacgcataCGCAGCCTGTGCCGCTGACGAAGCAGACAGCCACGCAGCTCCTTGCCAatctcgagcgccgccagtGGCTGCACCACCTGCCGTCCGGTGCGTATACCctcacgctgcgtgccctgcacgagctggaCACGTACATCCGCCAcgagatggacgaggcgtgTGTGCTGGAGTGCATGGCATGCTATGCAATTGtcacgcgcggcgtgcgatgcgcttcGTGTCGTGGCGCCGTGCACACGTCGTGCCAGAGCGCGTACGAGGCCGGCCACGCTACGTGCACCCTGTGTGGCGTCGCATGGCAGCCTGTGCCGGTCGGCGAATCTCTGTAG